One Chloroflexota bacterium genomic window carries:
- a CDS encoding DUF2958 domain-containing protein has protein sequence MSDKNGTATTKTMWQDTHSGLRRHKLMTKELADTIPALYANENVEDYDTVLAPAKLFSPYSNWTWYITEMDPVTGLCFGLVEGFETELGYFDLTELAEAKVFGQVPAVERDLYWKPQTLGEIKRKSSLAA, from the coding sequence ATGAGCGACAAGAACGGGACCGCCACGACCAAGACCATGTGGCAGGACACCCACAGCGGCCTCCGCAGGCACAAGCTGATGACGAAGGAGCTCGCCGACACGATCCCCGCCCTCTACGCCAACGAGAACGTGGAGGACTACGACACCGTCCTCGCGCCGGCCAAGCTCTTCTCGCCCTACAGCAACTGGACCTGGTACATCACCGAGATGGATCCGGTTACGGGCCTCTGCTTCGGCCTCGTCGAGGGGTTCGAGACCGAGCTGGGCTACTTCGACCTGACCGAGTTGGCGGAGGCCAAGGTGTTCGGCCAGGTCCCCGCCGTGGAGCGCGACCTCTACTGGAAGCCGCAGACCCTGGGGGAGATAAAGCGGAAGTCGAGCCTGGCGGCGTAG
- a CDS encoding helix-turn-helix domain-containing protein, translating into MSGQRAQYRRKSHAVSDAFPQRLEWFQHASGLTWAEIARRLGISPITIRRWWKRGVRPSYQNLKALQDLADDLGLGHLFTG; encoded by the coding sequence ATGTCGGGCCAGCGCGCGCAGTACAGGAGAAAGTCCCACGCCGTCTCAGACGCCTTCCCACAGCGCCTGGAGTGGTTTCAGCATGCGTCCGGTCTGACATGGGCGGAGATTGCCCGTCGTCTCGGCATCTCTCCCATCACCATACGGCGCTGGTGGAAGCGGGGAGTGCGGCCCAGCTATCAGAATCTGAAGGCGCTACAGGACCTGGCCGACGACCTGGGACTCGGCCACCTCTTCACCGGCT